From the Debaryomyces hansenii CBS767 chromosome F complete sequence genome, the window GTTCCTTCGAGGTTGCAGTAGAACTAGATGCTACTTATATATCTATTCCagatatatattatgtttAATATAGCCAAAAAAAACTCGAGATGGACTCAACTATTCAATGATATGAAAATTGTTTCCGTTTAGTGTTTACACTAAGAAAATATCCGTAAATATGGTTGTTGCTGGCACCGGTTTGTTTTCTTTGCAGAATGTTTATGTTTTTAATTTACACGATTGTTTATTTTTGACGCGAAATGTATCAGTCGAATGCTTACGTAAGTTATGTTCATGATATAAATCAGGCCATCTACTATATggtaaattaattaatagTAAAGATCTTAAGATCTGATAGAGGACGCTGTAGTTAATgcatatataataaataaaattggGAGCTATTGGTTTTGTATATTTTGAGCAATAGCATCTTTTAAAGCACTGAAAGGCGACGATCTGAACTGAGGGTTTTTCAAGACATTGGTGAAGTTCTTACTCTCTTGGGTCATGATTTTAGCATGCCCCGTTTGTTTGGTTGCATTGGGCAAGTTTGCGGAGGCCTTGGTcgatttgataaattttgtCAGCTTGTGGTCGTTCGGTTTGTGAGCAGCAGCGGATGGATCAATTACGTTTGTAGTTTCGGGCAAATTTTGGAGTAACTCGTCCATTTTTGGCTTGAGTTCGTTTCTTGCATTTCTCTTACGGCGTCTCAATGCAGACTTGGATATATTACTGGATGTGTTTAAAGTAGAGGAATCGAATTTTTGCGAGAAGTTTTGAGActtatttaattgtttGTCTTTCTTGGTAACTTTCagtaatttcaaaaatgggTTTTCATGGTAATCTGACTCCTGTCCGTTATTTTCCTCCTTCAACTCTGCTATTTTTCCTGACAAATTCGACTTTGTATTCGATTTTGCATGCTTGTCCCGCAAGGTTGTTCTCTTCTTCACAGCCTGTTTCAAACATGTTAGTATATGTTTCGGTTGGCCTACCATATAACTCGAGTATACATACCATATTGTAAGCTAGAATATATTAGATACGTAAGTCTTTCCTTCAATTACAATCgatcaatgataaaaaaaTCCGATGGGATGGCAGGTTAACCTGCAACATATTGAACCTGCAAATagcttttttttttgcattcaAATCGAATACACCGTACAAGAGGTAGTAGATATTAGTTCGATAAACGATCTAGTCATCGTAATTATAGAGTGTATACCATCTATAGGCTGATTGGTTAGATCTACAAAAACCGTCTACtgtttttaaaatttttgattcaaatatacTTTTTATGGAATTGCTGcaagaattaataaaatcagAGAAATTACACCTATGTAGATAATTTTCGGTAATTGAAAActttgatgaaattttagTATGGTCAGATCAATACTGCTGGAACCATCGCTTGTCTTTTCAATGGTGGTTTCGTTCTTTTCTGTATCATTTAGTCTTTGGGtagttttcaaattgtgACATTTCTTTCTATTCAAAAAGGACTCGGGCAACATGTCCAAACTAGCCAATCTTTTGAAATCCCATTCGATGGAATCTTCAGTCTTGAAACACCAGAAAATCCATCCATCTCCGTTCTTCTCAAAGGTTTCAAATTGAGCTTTAATGAACTCTTTagtattatttttaaattcCTCTGACCACGAGTCGAAATCAGAATGATTTTTGCAGCTTCCGACAGGCTTAGTGTTTGAAAAAGTACCATCATACCTTGCTCCTATCCCAACACCATTGATATACTTAGTACAATCTGTAAAAGCACCAGAAAACTCGCCAACAATTCTGTGATGTGGTTGAAGAGCCATTGCTGCACCCTGATCTTCAACATTCTTAATATGTTGGTCAATGTTCAACGCAATTTGATGTTCTGAGAAAATTTCGTAGAGGTGATGGTCAATAGTGATATTGGGGTACACACTTGAATCATTCATAAACCTATCCCAGGAACCGATTGGCAAAAATCCATCGTGGAAATACAAGTTAGCTTTTACACTATTGTCTCTGGCACACTGATAAGCGTATTCATAAAACTCGCGCAAGTCATCCTTGTCAAGTATAAACGCAAATGGCTCATTTACTACTTCAATACTTGTTACAATGTCCTCATACTCTTCTCCACCGTacttattgaagaaataatccATCACGTCGTATGTTAAGTCCATATTTTCTCCTCCATTCAACCACGTAGGATCGGTCCGTTTTCCCGAATTATCAAACCCATTTTGCGACCCTGGCATGCCGtgaatatcaatttgaaCCTGCAAGTCGTACTTATCAGCCCATTCTATAGCCTGGTCCAAGTAGTATTCTTGTCCCTGAACATAGGGATCATCGGCAAGCAAGCCGAAAGCCCAATAACCAATGGGTATTCTCACCAAATTTATTCCATGATCTACTATATCCTGGAAATCGTCCTCTGTATAAAACGAGGACCAATGCTCTTCTAAAGCCTTTTCTGCTTCTCTTTTACCCAATAGTTTTGTGTATGTATACTCATCCACAGGCATCTCTCCCATTTTTTCAtaaacttcttcaaataaactTGGAACAATCCATGGCTCTAAGACCAACCATCCTCCAAGACTGACACCGAATGTTTTTTGACAATAGTCCAATTGGTATTTACTCCCATTTTTGGTTCTTATTTTTGGTTCTTTACGGACATGTGAATAATCTGAGTCCAAGTCATACGTCCCCTGAAATTGCCCAAGCACAGTTGTTAAACCATTCAAAAGtaaaatgataattttaatactTCTGAACATTATTGCCTGTCAAATgtttgaaataatataaacaagACTATATTAAAAGACCATCTTACCATCTTTCTGGAACCACAAATCAAATAGTTGCAAATAGAATCTATTAGTGAAACAATATATGCAGGACGCTATAACAAAGATGAAAAGTAATTTTAAAAACATAACATTATAGTGATAAACGAACTATTGAACTAGATAACATCGCTAACGTGGACAAGATAGGTAACCCCATTTACAAGTCAAATAGACTacatataaattataatatcACTAAATAGACAATTACGGTGGG encodes:
- a CDS encoding DEHA2F01430p (similar to uniprot|P53251 Saccharomyces cerevisiae YGR081c), with translation MAVKKRTTLRDKHAKSNTKSNLSGKIAELKEENNGQESDYHENPFLKLSKVTKKDKQLNKSQNFSQKFDSSTLNTSSNISKSALRRRKRNARNELKPKMDELLQNLPETTNVIDPSAAAHKPNDHKSTKFIKSTKASANLPNATKQTGHAKIMTQESKNFTNVLKNPQFRSSPFSALKDAIAQNIQNQ
- a CDS encoding DEHA2F01452p (similar to uniprot|P23776 Saccharomyces cerevisiae YLR300W EXG1 Major exo-1 3-beta-glucanase of the cell wall involved in cell wall beta-glucan assembly), with protein sequence MFRSIKIIILLLNGLTTVLGQFQGTYDLDSDYSHVRKEPKIRTKNGSKYQLDYCQKTFGVSLGGWLVLEPWIVPSLFEEVYEKMGEMPVDEYTYTKLLGKREAEKALEEHWSSFYTEDDFQDIVDHGINLVRIPIGYWAFGLLADDPYVQGQEYYLDQAIEWADKYDLQVQIDIHGMPGSQNGFDNSGKRTDPTWLNGGENMDLTYDVMDYFFNKYGGEEYEDIVTSIEVVNEPFAFILDKDDLREFYEYAYQCARDNSVKANLYFHDGFLPIGSWDRFMNDSSVYPNITIDHHLYEIFSEHQIALNIDQHIKNVEDQGAAMALQPHHRIVGEFSGAFTDCTKYINGVGIGARYDGTFSNTKPVGSCKNHSDFDSWSEEFKNNTKEFIKAQFETFEKNGDGWIFWCFKTEDSIEWDFKRLASLDMLPESFLNRKKCHNLKTTQRLNDTEKNETTIEKTSDGSSSIDSTILKFHQSFQLPKIIYIGVISSILLILAAIP